One window of the Candidatus Dormiibacterota bacterium genome contains the following:
- a CDS encoding MFS transporter has protein sequence MSERPPARRTLSILASLRFRDFRLLWIGLLISNLGTWMQFTAMGYYVAQLAVTPHRAALYLGILGASRALPVLLLSPVAGVVADMVPRRRVLMLANGAMALAALALALLASFHSLSLFWLAVISVGNSAAQSFDSPTRQSWVPMLVERAYVGNAIGLNSVAFNAPAVIGPAIAGILIVWVGVAGSFYVNAFATLAVVVAVAMMAPSPPTQRRRESMLTSIRFGIAFLVRHKILRWIVGSFVLTAILVRPYSQLIPAYIVNTLHGGAQQLGWAVAAVGIGGFGGALLTAHFAQFERRSVLWLVSALGMSAGVLALGTVWSIPLAIPVLFAIGVGTLAYLGACNTMIQVLAPDQVRGRAISVYTMIAMGVVPGGSLVVGAVASIVGLHIAFALAGGICIVAILAVWIFVPIVRSI, from the coding sequence GTGAGCGAACGTCCGCCGGCACGACGCACGCTCTCGATCCTCGCATCGTTGCGGTTTCGCGATTTCCGGCTGCTGTGGATCGGCTTGTTAATCTCGAATTTGGGCACCTGGATGCAGTTTACCGCGATGGGGTACTACGTCGCGCAGCTTGCCGTTACGCCTCATCGCGCGGCGTTGTACTTGGGCATCCTCGGGGCGTCGCGCGCGCTACCGGTGCTGCTGCTCTCACCGGTTGCCGGGGTCGTGGCGGATATGGTTCCGCGCCGCCGCGTATTGATGCTCGCCAACGGCGCGATGGCGCTCGCCGCCCTCGCTCTGGCGTTGCTGGCGAGCTTCCACTCCCTGAGCCTGTTCTGGTTAGCCGTGATCTCGGTCGGAAACTCGGCCGCTCAGTCATTCGATTCGCCCACGCGGCAGAGCTGGGTGCCGATGTTGGTCGAGCGTGCTTACGTGGGCAATGCCATCGGCTTGAATTCGGTCGCATTCAACGCCCCGGCCGTGATCGGCCCCGCGATCGCCGGCATCCTCATCGTTTGGGTCGGGGTTGCGGGATCGTTCTACGTCAACGCGTTCGCCACGCTCGCCGTCGTGGTCGCGGTGGCGATGATGGCGCCGTCTCCCCCGACGCAGCGGCGGCGCGAGTCGATGCTGACGTCGATCCGGTTTGGAATAGCGTTCTTGGTGCGACACAAGATCCTGCGCTGGATCGTCGGGTCGTTTGTGCTCACCGCGATCCTGGTGCGTCCTTACAGTCAATTGATTCCCGCCTATATCGTGAACACGCTGCACGGCGGCGCGCAGCAACTGGGCTGGGCGGTGGCCGCAGTAGGCATCGGTGGATTCGGTGGAGCCCTGCTCACGGCGCACTTCGCGCAATTCGAACGGCGCTCGGTGCTCTGGCTCGTATCGGCGCTGGGCATGTCGGCGGGCGTGCTCGCCTTGGGAACGGTCTGGTCGATACCGCTTGCGATCCCGGTGCTCTTCGCAATCGGTGTTGGAACGCTCGCATATCTGGGAGCGTGCAACACGATGATCCAAGTGCTCGCCCCGGATCAAGTGCGAGGGCGCGCCATTTCGGTGTATACGATGATCGCCATGGGCGTGGTTCCGGGAGGATCGCTGGTGGTCGGCGCGGTCGCCTCGATCGTCGGTTTGCATATCGCCTTCGCGCTGGCCGGAGGCATCTGCATCGTCGCTATTCTCGCGGTGTGGATCTTTGTGCCGATCGTGCGAAGCATCTAG